In Aedes albopictus strain Foshan chromosome 3, AalbF5, whole genome shotgun sequence, the following are encoded in one genomic region:
- the LOC134291546 gene encoding nucleoprotein TPR isoform X2, whose product MEVDESPEVTAGAPNEVASTASSSSSTEEEKPVAEETAAPEEEEVAAPAAAPEPSSSEGGGVLRSILSEEELLAIPAETGKKIEGHYEQKLEEFLTAKALCETAKTNVEQLKVEYEKQIEELTLKYQDESSKYHFSQQSVKELRLELEDCKQEMAQAKDKVKQNDADTARFRRERNEAVNERDTLLNAVERKTLEVERLQADVMALEHKLKSANVTKCEALAKLEEIQSKEFSLDFKEKRMDKELSMRDNQICKLTEDLNRALQDLQNVRRDQNFKALTTETKLTEKTEELKIATAQIAHLNEQNQELSTRAEDLASKLLQQSEETRKMMDHYRKELQSQTKLCELYQEDCEDNKKQTEELGAAVSELKKLLNEASDSYGKLETQQKTLVMKHEKELEAKNQVIQQLKDELKNANELLKLAREENLEHAVEKLAPTAAATSRLIKSGMTLTELYTMYVKTAEDLQVEKKENSKLQLQIKNIVQELEERAPELTRQQNEYQNLKDANEEMSLQLNKLIEENAEVRSELTSMQDKVRYLDSENKKFKMERGDLSRQICHLLREIEQMRGGYASEADQSISSDMSANEVITKKLVTFSDIQELQENNVKLLLVVRDFSAKLEELEVAQNAMSQATFEAKIASYNKRLQEMQETQEYQTQMMQQCIQQRDRYKKMYHDAMRSYNAVGGKGTLGASLNGSLSGENADAAMDEEIPSGSTVSAISSEAVVEKEKKITELEAKVKENQQMLTNLKEEYDNYRKEKLTNDKMMNEQFDSMRTELRELSSKNIKLVATVEYNNEQIKIQQKNVATYKKQIATLEERNKNYETTISKQEATIMYLKDETMSAQSKLARAEVQVENLKHECRILKDAESRLQTEREILNRERQNQNLLLNNLEMIKVTMERSEAEGRIRLETRLDETARECSALRRRLQEEQDRFRELTTHLERQMQTAKQRMEEEVAIAETVQAELKNARDELEIKTRKIDDLSKKLQETLSPNDEDNPVTQAYKKIRELEQKLSENEIEFESLRKELATAKEHVKQYCNMSESSEKELKDLNELYTTYKTQTETELGTLKKSETELKAQVEELKTEISLKKTGEQLTSSTDSESELHKVQVELKESLEKITENNKELRELREKNNSLLEQLQVAEQKYANEMVQHSTDIQQLSILKEEVQKTKQQFDELKLARDQAIERFNTSEECWKNREEMMKKEIEQLEERLSDLNSQNSALHDQIQSLSTKLSISAAQALEQKPTADESMNESERMDDSSVLNKSISEEEKRSVDQLLQIIKYLRKEKDIAVAKFDILRSENVRVQSELMMFQKKLEEAQAELATEREKSETGVVTAAKHEDILRKLETFNAITDSNRVLREERDSLNKRIRELSERLLKAEDELFPLQEKVRELSVKIESATSENSTLRLEATRWRQRANLLVERSNKTSPEDWKRLQTERENLAKMLTQEKELLKKSSEELNSIRVEKGKLEVEISNLTKQLAGSNEQNKKYAEELDVLRQAGAKMTTEIGEVKTTLTKRDEDLKKLTDELSNKEEQLTDAKSKEQQIRKIAKRYKDSYIELKKQVDEKDGEGAKNAEGAAEGTGEGTSGEQQEKPTENSSELKEEVDTLKKENELLKGKLEKAERNQEILKDVKHRILSLTESKNTLTRELTTAKAQVQSLEHVREENELLKSQFEGRISRITKEHTDQDKEKADAIARLTRENEQLTIRLNQLTRQLGLQQGAKPSTSAPGSSEKASTESPRTANVKPIPGPSAQQSATVTPRRGSETPLASIRPMSVQASSRTAAVLPTSQTSNNVAIVQGSSSSSSSNTGSSSSVTALVPPQQQVHTTGSNNNSNESMSSSPTSSHTDYMPATSSANVAVAAVPPMGTASTSTAESSSSTQQENESIPAQQPNEPGPSQIHVSAGQPSQAVALVSPHIEGTPQNSGVVAQSVQSSPQVQAPPPQEQQNPAPSTSGTSSNAQQIALSSHHQASTSSNTVTTSQAAAGHKRPRDVEGDSSTDNVEQPGEKSAPVNKRTRMQGGEAFQKLQGVTESGVDVEYQVPTSSQRDQEDDIIVVDSEEEGMADEGTADEGTAEADDGPFEAYEAEEAYEQDEPEMAGNYDDGEGPDIDEDNVQSANNEVDVDDDNEVPNQSGTSSSTSGAQVAPDAETSSTSVGQSSNAGPSTSSDGQAMESSSQPNTSEVQQIQSISSGSGEPSSGPSTAPSTSSSAGSGSAVAATAAAASTSSATTSSSSSAAGSSATAGSSVGSPSQSRRQVNPLARQQQQQLLLMQQNYEESADDRIVPSTPTLFVPRRTDGT is encoded by the exons ATGGAAGTGGATGAGAGTCCGGAAGTGACGGCTGGTGCCCCGAATGAGGTGGCCAGTaccgccagcagcagcagcagcaccgaaGAGGAGAAACCTGTGGCGGAAGAAACGGCCGCTCCCGAAGAGGAAGAAGTCGCCGCCCCGGCAGCAGCACCAGAGCCGTCTTCCTCCGAGGGTGGCGGAGTGCTTCGGTCGATCCTTTCGGAGGAGGAACTTCTTGCCATTCCTGCCGAGACGGGCAAAAAGATTGAGGGCCACTACGAGCAGaaattggaggagtttctgacggCGAAAGCTCTCTGCGAAACGGCCAAGACCAATGTTG AGCAACTCAAAGTCGAGTACGAGAAGCAAATCGAGGAGCTTACATTGAAGTACCAGGATGAGTCCTCCAAGTACCACTTCTCCCAGCAAAGCGTCAAAGAGCTTCGCCTGGAGCTGGAGGACTGCAAACAGGAGATGGCCCAGGCCAAGGACAAGGTCAAACAGAACGATGCCGATACGGCACGGTTCCGACGAGAACGTAACGAAGCCGTCAACGAACGGGACACGCTGCTGAATGCGGTCGAGCGCAAGACGCTGGAAGTGGAACGACTGCAGGCCGACGTGATGGCGCTGGAGCACAAACTTAAGTCCGCCAACGTGACCAAGTGCGAAGCGTTGGCCAAGCTGGAGGAAATTCAGAGCAAGGAGTTCTCGCTGGATTTCAAGGAGAAGCGAATGGACAAGGAGTTGTCGATGCGTGACAATCAGATCTGCAAGCTCACCGAGGACTTGAATCGAGCGCTGCAGGATCTGCAGAACGTCCGGCGCGATCAGAATTTCAAGGCACTGACAACGGAGACCAAGCTCACGGAGAAGACTGAAGAGTTGAAGATCGCCACCGCACAGATTGCCCACCTGAATGAGCAGAATCAAGAGCTGAGCACGCGGGCCGAGGACCTAGCCAGCAAACTGTTGCAGCAGAGCGAGGAAACGCGCAAGATGATGGATCACTACCGCAAGGAGTTGCAATCCCAGACGAAGCTGTGCGAATTGTACCAAGAGGACTGCGAGGACAACAAGAAACAGACGGAGGAGCTGGGTGCTGCCGTGTCAGAATTGAAGAAACTGCTGAACGAGGCTAGCGATTCATATGGAAAGCTAGAGACGCAGCAGAAGACGTTGGTCATGAAGCACGAGAAGGAACTGGAGGCGAAGAATCAGGTCATTCAACAGCTGAAGGATGAACTGAAGAATGCCAACGAGCTGCTGAAACTGGCCAGGGAAGAGAATTTGGAACACGCGGTGGAGAAGTTGGCACCGACTGCGGCCGCCACAAGTCGATTGATCAAGTCCGGTATGACGCTGACGGAGCTGTACACGATGTACGTCAAAACGGCTGAGGATTTGCAG GTTGAGAAGAAGGAGAACAGCAAGCTGCAGCTGCAGATCAAGAACATCGTGCAGGAACTGGAGGAACGGGCACCGGAGCTGACCCGGCAGCAGAACGAGTACCAGAACCTGAAGGACGCCAACGAAGAGATGAGCCTGCAGTTGAACAAGCTGATCGAGGAGAACGCCGAGGTTCGTTCGGAGCTGACCTCGATGCAGGACAAGGTACGCTACCTGGACAGCGAGAACAAGAAGTTCAAGATGGAACGGGGCGATCTGAGCCGGCAGATTTGCCACCTGCTGCGCGAGATCGAGCAGATGCGCGGAGGATACGCATCCGAGGCGGATCAGTCCATTTCGTCGGACATGAGCGCCAACGAGGTGATCACGAAGAAGTTGGTCACCTTCAGCGACATCCAGGAACTGCAGGAGAACAATGTAAAGCTGCTTCTGGTGGTGAGAGACTTCAGCGCCAAGCTGGAGGAGCTGGAAGTGGCCCAGAATGCGATGAGCCAGGCCACGTTCGAGGCGAAGATCGCTTCCTACAACAAACGACTGCAGGAGATGCAGGAAACGCAAGAGTATCAGACGCAGATGATGCAGCAATGCATCCAGCAGAGGGATAGGTACAAGAAGATGTACCACGATGCGATGCGCAGTTACAACGCTGTAGGAGGCAAGGGCACTTTGGGAGCAAGCTTGAACGGATCTCTGTCCGGTGAGAATGCGGATGCTGCTATGGACGAGGAAATCCCAAGTGGATCCACGGTTAGTGCGATTTCCAGCGAGGCAGTCGTTGAAAAAGAAAAGAAGATTACCGAACTGGAGGCAAAGGTCaaggaaaatcagcaaatgttgaCCAATCTGAAGGAAGAATATGACAATTACCGCAAGGAGAAGCTCACCAACGACAAGATGATGAATGAACAGTTCGACTCGATGCGAACGGAACTGCGCGAGTTGTCCTCGAAGAACATCAAACTCGTCGCTACCGTTGAGTACAACAACGAGCAAATCAAGATCCAACAGAAGAACGTTGCAACCTACAAGAAGCAAATTGCCACTCTGGAGGAGCGCAACAAGAATTACGAAACGACGATCTCCAAGCAGGAGGCCACGATCATGTATCTCAAGGATGAAACAATGAGTGCACAGTCGAAGCTGGCCCGCGCCGAAGTCCAAGTCGAAAACCTCAAGCACGAATGCCGCATCCTCAAGGACGCCGAGTCCCGACTGCAAACGGAGCGTGAAATCCTCAACCGAGAGCGACAGAACCAGAACTTGCTCCTGAACAACCTGGAAATGATCAAGGTTACCATGGAGCGCTCGGAAGCCGAAGGACGCATCCGACTGGAAACTCGCCTGGATGAAACGGCTCGCGAATGCTCAGCTCTGCGACGGCGACTCCAGGAAGAACAGGATCGCTTCCGTGAGCTGACCACCCATCTCGAACGCCAAATGCAGACGGCCAAGCAGCGCATGGAAGAAGAAGTGGCAATTGCTGAAACCGTGCAGGCAGAACTCAAGAACGCCCGTGACGAGCTGGAAATCAAGACTCGCAAAATCGACGACCTGAGCAAGAAGCTCCAGGAAACCCTGTCCCCGAACGACGAGGACAATCCAGTCACGCAGGCCTACAAGAAGATTCGCGAGCTAGAGCAGAAACTCAGCGAGAATGAAATCGAGTTTGAATCCCTCCGAAAGGAACTGGCAACTGCCAAGGAGCACGTCAAGCAGTACTGCAACATGTCCGAGTCCTCGGAAAAAGAACTCAAGGACCTCAACGAACTGTACACCACCTACAAGACTCAGACCGAAACCGAACTGGGCACTCTGAAGAAGAGCGAAACCGAACTCAAGGCTCAAGTAGAGGAGCTCAAGACGGAAATTTCCCTCAAGAAAACAGGCGAACAGCTGACGTCATCCACGGATAGCGAATCCGAGCTGCACAAGGTTCAAGTGGAActcaaagaatccttggagaagatcACCGAGAACAACAAAGAACTACGGGAACTTCGAGAGAAGAACAATTCCCTGCTGGAGCAGCTGCAAGTCGCCGAGCAGAAATACGCCAACGAAATGGTGCAACACTCCACCGACATCCAGCAGCTATCCATCCTCAAGGAGGAAGTCCAGAAAACCAAGCAACAGTTCGACGAACTGAAACTCGCCCGCGATCAGGCCATCGAGCGGTTCAACACCAGCGAGGAATGCTGGAAGAACCGCGAGGAGATGATGAAGAAGGAAATCGAACAGCTCGAGGAACGCCTTTCGGACTTGAACTCGCAGAACTCCGCCCTACACGATCAGATTCAGAGTCTCAGCACGAAGCTCTCGATTTCGGCAGCCCAGGCCCTGGAGCAGAAACCGACGGCCGACGAGTCCATGAACGAGAGCGAGCGAATGGACGACAGTTCGGTGCTGAACAAATCGATCTCGGAGGAAGAGAAGCGTTCCGTGGATCAGCTGCTGCAGATCATCAAGTACCTGCGGAAGGAGAAGGACATTGCCGTGGCCAAGTTCGACATTCTGCGGTCGGAAAATGTGCGAGTGCAGTCGGAGCTGATGATGTTCCAGAAGAAGCTGGAAGAGGCCCAGGCTGAGTTGGCGACGGAGCGCGAGAAGTCCGAAACCGGAGTTGTGACGGCCGCCAAGCATGAGGACATTCTGAGGAAGCTGGAAACTTTCAACGCCATCACGGACAGCAATCGGGTGCTGCGAGAGGAACGAGACAGTTTGAATAAGAGGATCAGGGAGCTGTCGGAACGTTTGCTGAAGGCGGAAGACGAGCTGTTCCCGCTGCAGGAAAAGGTGCGGGAGTTGAGCGTGAAGATTGAGTCGGCCACGAGTGAGAATTCGACTTTGCGTTTGGAGGCAACCAGATGGAGGCAGCGTGCCAATCTGCTGGTGGAACGCTCAAACAAGACCAGCCCCGAGGACTGGAAACGGCTGCAGACCGAGCGGGAGAACCTGGCTAAGATGCTCACCCAGGAGaaggaactgttgaagaaatccagCGAGGAGTTGAACTCGATCCGTGTCGAAAAAGGCAAACTGGAGGTGGAGATCTCGAACCTGACAAAACAGTTGGCAGGATCGAATGAGCAGAACAAGAAGTACGCCGAAGAGTTGGATGTGTTGCGTCAGGCCGGAGCTAAGATGACTACCGAGATCGGTGAGGTGAAGACTACACTGACGAAACGCGATGAGGATCTGAAGAAGTTGACCGATGAGCTGTCCAACAAGGAGGAACAGCTGACGGATGCCAAGAGCAAGGAACAACAGATCCGAAAGATTGCCAAGCGATACAAGGATTCGTACATCGAGCTTAAGAAGCAGGTAGATGAGAAGGATGGCGAAGGTGCTAAGAATGCAGAAGGTGCAGCGGAAGGCACTGGCGAAGGTACCAGTGGTGAACAACAGGAGAAACCCACAGAAAACTCGTCTGAGCTCAAGGAAGAGGTTGATACTCTTAAGAAGGAGAATGAGCTTCTCAAGGGCAAACTGGAGAAGGCCGAGCGTAatcaggaaattttgaaggatgtTAAGCATCGAATTCTCAGTCTGACGGAGTCGAAGAACACCTTGACTCGCGAGCTCACCACTGCCAAGGCCCAGGTCCAATCCCTGGAACACGTCCGCGAAGAAAACGAACTGTTGAAGTCGCAGTTCGAGGGACGCATCTCGAGAATCACCAAGGAACATACCGATCAGGACAAGGAAAAGGCGGATGCCATCGCACGTCTGACGCGGGAAAATGAACAGCTCACCATTCGGTTGAATCAGCTTACCCGTCAGCTTGGATTGCAACAGGGAGCCAAACCTTCCACCAGCGCTCCTGGCTCGTCTGAGAAAGCTTCGACTGAAAGTCCTCGCACGGCCAACGTAAAACCAATTCCCGGCCCAAGCGCTCAGCAGTCAGCCACTGTCACGCCTCGCCGCGGAAGCGAAACTCCTTTGGCCAGCATCCGACCAATGTCGGTTCAAGCGAGCAGCCGTACGGCAGCTGTGCTCCCCACAAGCCAAACCTCGAATAATGTTGCCATTGTGCAAGGTTCATCCTCATCTTCGTCATCCAACACCGGAAGCAGCAGCAGTGTAACGGCCCTGGTTCCTCCCCAACAGCAGGTGCACACCACCGGAAGCAACAACAACTCTAACGAGTCAATGTCCTCCTCACCTACCAGCTCCCACACGGACTACATGCCGGCCACCAGTTCGGCCAACGTAGCCGTGGCGGCTGTACCTCCCATGGGAACTGCGTCCACTTCCACTGCCGAGAGCAGCAGCTCCACCCAGCAGGAGAACGAAAGCATTCCAGCGCAGCAACCGAACGAACCAGGCCCATCGCAGATTCACGTTTCTGCCGGTCAACCATCGCAGGCGGTGGCCCTCGTTTCTCCGCACATCGAAGGCACTCCACAAAACAGTGGCGTCGTGGCCCAGTCGGTGCAGTCTTCGCCCCAGGTGCAGGCCCCGCCCCCACAGGAGCAGCAGAACCCGGCTCCCAGCACCAGCGGAACTTCGTCGAAT GCTCAACAGATTGCTCTGAGCAGTCACCACCAGGCGTCCACTTCCAGCAACACAGTGACCACGTCACAGGCCGCTGCCGGTCACAAGCGCCCGCGGGATGTCGAGGGAGACAGTTCCACCGACAACGTGGAGCAACCGGGTGAAAAATCCGCTCCAGTCAACAAGCGCACCCGAATGCAAGGAGGAGAAGCATTTCAG AAATTGCAGGGTGTCACCGAATCCGGAGTGGATGTAGAGTATCAGGTGCCGACATCGTCCCAGCGTGACCAGGAGGACGACATCATTGTGGTCGATTCCGAGGAGGAAGGTATGGCGGACGAGGGAACGGCAGATGAAGGTACCGCCGAGGCGGACGATGGACCCTTCGAAGCGTACGAAGCGGAGGAAGCCTACGAACAGGACGAACCAGAAATGGCTGGCAATTATGACGATGGAGAAGGTCCTGATATCGACGAGGACAACGTTCAGTCTGCCAACAATGAGGTCGACGTGGACGATGACAATGAAGTTCCTAACCAGTCCGGTACATCTTCTTCGACGAGCGGAGCCCAGGTGGCTCCGGATGCGGAGACGTCCAGCACCAGCGTTGGTCAGAGCAGTAATGCTGGTCCTTCCACATCCTCGGACGGTCAAGCCATGGAGAGCAGCAGCCAGCCGAACACTTCCGAAGTGCAGCAAATACAGAGCATCAGCAGCGGAAGCGGTGAGCCCTCGTCGGGACCCTCAACGGCGCCATCCACTTCCTCGTCGGCTGGTTCGGGTTCGGCCGTGGCAGCCACTGCTGCTGCGGCATCGACATCGTCGGCCACCACGTCGTCCTCTTCGTCTGCGGCGGGTTCTTCGGCCACGGCGGGTTCCAGTGTGGGATCGCCTTCGCAAAGTCGACGTCAGGTTAATCCGCTGGCccggcagcaacagcagcaactgCTGCTCATGCAGCAGAACTACGAGGAAAGTGCGGACGATCGTATCGTACCCAGCACGCCGACACTGTTTGTGCCGCGACGAACCGACGG GACGTAA